From Zhongshania aliphaticivorans, one genomic window encodes:
- a CDS encoding sensor histidine kinase, translating into MKFGQRSIQEKIIALVITLVIVCSGVPLFFVYQALTVQLATNKALEFSGETELQGLLFTTRIQEMIHDVKIVASSTAAETVALSAEGSAERERAISLLATSFSQLLAEKPYYVQARYIGLDGYEKLRIDRYGSGGRLRRVPAEELQDKLRREYVRASFKDLSAPYYISRINLNRENGEITLPYEPVVRVAKLIFNGQAQLQGMLVINQRINDLFTEMAQMANPLYTYRVIDQEGNYLKHIDARKVFSFEFGKELSAFQDFPGIEDMFASEEPARYFSAVDGPSYQGALGVRTVSYDPRDPEHKIGIILLGSKADIDAMAADTLKNVLLIIVVLLVLAMFIGIAIARSLARPLRDIASAIRLDDIDASLEALPRYRDERVTGGDGARQIVRAAPSGRLLSVGSRRRDEVVALAWALRHYLIEIKDKTAALQTEIDDHNRAERALRTANHELSCANIELEQFSYIASHDLRAPLRVIDNAASWLEEDLAEQLNGEQLENLMLLRQRTRRLDKLLEDLADYTMVGKQQDSRYQTRVNGTQIIDKVRFLLKKPVDCELRFTGDWKNYEFVSMPLQHVLSNLINNAIKHGAKSGAKITVSARLEGDNYVFDITDNGPGIAPEYRELVFDMFKTLKPRDEVEGSGMGLAIVRKIVDLYGGAVSVGESTEGGCTFTVVWPKQALNTEA; encoded by the coding sequence ATGAAGTTTGGGCAGCGTAGTATACAAGAAAAAATTATTGCACTTGTGATTACACTGGTTATCGTCTGCAGTGGCGTGCCCTTGTTTTTTGTTTATCAGGCGCTAACGGTGCAGCTGGCGACCAATAAAGCATTGGAATTTTCCGGTGAAACCGAATTGCAAGGCCTGCTATTCACCACCCGCATTCAAGAAATGATTCACGACGTAAAAATTGTTGCTAGCAGCACCGCAGCGGAGACGGTTGCTCTCAGTGCAGAGGGATCTGCCGAACGTGAACGTGCTATCTCTCTGCTCGCGACTAGCTTTAGTCAGCTGCTAGCAGAAAAGCCGTATTATGTTCAGGCTCGATATATTGGTCTTGATGGTTATGAAAAACTGCGAATCGACCGCTACGGTTCCGGCGGCCGCCTGCGCCGTGTGCCTGCCGAGGAGCTCCAGGACAAGCTGCGCAGGGAGTATGTGCGGGCAAGCTTTAAGGACCTGTCGGCACCCTACTACATATCGAGGATAAACCTGAACCGTGAGAACGGTGAAATTACCCTGCCTTACGAGCCGGTGGTGCGGGTTGCCAAGCTTATATTTAACGGACAGGCGCAATTGCAGGGCATGCTGGTAATAAACCAGCGAATTAATGACTTGTTCACGGAAATGGCGCAAATGGCCAACCCGCTGTACACCTACCGAGTTATAGATCAAGAGGGCAACTATCTAAAACATATTGACGCGCGGAAGGTATTTTCCTTCGAGTTTGGTAAGGAACTGAGTGCATTCCAGGACTTCCCCGGAATCGAAGATATGTTTGCCAGTGAAGAGCCAGCGCGTTATTTCAGTGCTGTTGACGGTCCAAGTTATCAAGGTGCACTGGGCGTGCGCACAGTGTCATATGACCCGCGAGACCCTGAACACAAGATCGGTATTATCCTGCTGGGCAGTAAGGCTGATATTGATGCGATGGCAGCCGACACACTTAAAAATGTCTTGCTGATTATTGTCGTGCTGCTGGTTTTAGCAATGTTCATCGGCATTGCAATTGCTCGGAGCCTAGCGCGGCCATTGCGAGATATTGCCTCAGCGATACGCTTGGATGATATAGATGCTAGCCTCGAGGCCTTGCCTAGGTATCGCGATGAGCGCGTCACGGGCGGCGATGGCGCGCGACAAATAGTGCGCGCTGCGCCCAGCGGCAGATTGCTCAGTGTCGGCTCGCGGCGTCGCGACGAGGTTGTCGCGCTAGCCTGGGCACTCAGGCATTATCTTATTGAAATCAAAGATAAGACTGCGGCCTTGCAGACAGAGATTGACGACCATAACCGAGCTGAGCGCGCGCTGCGTACGGCCAATCACGAATTGAGTTGTGCGAATATTGAATTGGAACAGTTCTCGTATATTGCCTCTCATGATTTGCGGGCGCCCCTGCGAGTTATTGACAATGCGGCGTCTTGGCTGGAAGAAGATCTCGCCGAGCAACTTAATGGCGAACAATTAGAAAACTTGATGTTGTTGCGACAGCGAACACGCCGACTTGATAAATTATTAGAGGATTTGGCCGACTATACTATGGTCGGTAAGCAGCAGGACAGTCGCTACCAGACCCGCGTAAACGGTACACAAATCATCGACAAAGTGCGCTTTTTATTAAAAAAGCCTGTTGATTGCGAATTGCGGTTTACCGGTGACTGGAAAAATTATGAGTTTGTCAGTATGCCATTACAGCACGTACTGTCTAACTTGATTAATAATGCGATTAAACACGGTGCAAAATCGGGTGCAAAGATAACCGTATCAGCGCGCCTAGAGGGTGATAATTATGTGTTTGATATCACGGACAATGGTCCCGGTATAGCGCCGGAATATCGCGAACTTGTCTTTGATATGTTTAAAACCCTGAAGCCTAGGGACGAAGTAGAAGGCAGTGGTATGGGCTTGGCGATAGTCCGCAAAATCGTAGATTTGTATGGGGGTGCGGTAAGCGTTGGCGAGAGCACGGAGGGTGGCTGTACTTTTACTGTGGTATGGCCCAAGCAAGCACTAAACACGGAGGCTTAG
- a CDS encoding ATP-binding protein, giving the protein MNPNTANLRGLCLIRSLVIAGQFGAVMYAESQLGWMLPYVTLKLLLAAISGFAVFSWWRSYQNWPVTDVELFIHFCVDTLGFSAVLYFSGGANNPFISYLLVPLCISAATLPWAYTWLLGGLGFGAYSLLLFNFIPLEAVAPNHHQHSGAPNTHILGMWANFAVSAMLITYFVFKMAYSLRQREAELASSREHRLQDEQLLAVASLAAGTAHELGTPLSTMKVVLEDLTEQDFDTETRADLATLGQQLDHCRDILTNLVSTARDLSADNTVTTPAPQYLALLQERWQVLRPDCDLYSSLSPALCNMTLKLDGTVSQAILNLLSNGADTSTDDLRLDVLEQDHCIIFAISDRGPGLSTEQAAMMSKAFVSSKGKGRGLGLFLSNATAIRYGGELRWRRRDGGGSRVELCLPIAKVCP; this is encoded by the coding sequence TTGAATCCCAACACCGCTAATTTACGCGGCCTATGCCTGATTCGCAGCCTAGTCATAGCGGGGCAGTTTGGCGCGGTAATGTACGCCGAAAGCCAGCTGGGCTGGATGCTTCCCTACGTTACCCTAAAGCTGTTGCTCGCTGCCATTTCGGGCTTTGCCGTGTTCAGCTGGTGGCGCAGTTATCAAAACTGGCCGGTGACGGATGTCGAATTATTTATTCATTTTTGCGTCGACACTCTCGGCTTTAGCGCGGTGTTGTATTTTTCTGGGGGTGCTAACAACCCCTTTATTTCCTATTTACTCGTCCCGTTGTGTATTTCTGCCGCCACCCTGCCCTGGGCGTATACCTGGTTACTCGGCGGCTTGGGTTTTGGCGCTTACAGCTTGCTGCTGTTTAATTTTATTCCTCTAGAAGCCGTCGCCCCGAACCATCACCAACACAGTGGCGCACCGAACACGCATATTTTAGGCATGTGGGCCAATTTCGCAGTGAGTGCCATGCTAATCACCTATTTTGTGTTTAAAATGGCATATAGCCTGCGTCAGCGTGAAGCAGAGTTAGCCAGCAGCCGCGAACACCGTCTGCAAGATGAACAGCTATTGGCAGTTGCCAGCCTTGCCGCCGGCACTGCACATGAATTGGGCACACCGCTGTCGACGATGAAAGTAGTGCTGGAAGATTTAACAGAACAAGATTTTGATACCGAGACCCGCGCCGACCTCGCCACCCTCGGCCAGCAACTCGATCACTGCCGCGATATTCTCACCAATCTCGTTAGCACGGCGAGAGACCTCAGTGCAGACAACACAGTAACCACCCCCGCGCCCCAGTATTTAGCCCTGCTCCAGGAGCGCTGGCAGGTACTGCGGCCAGATTGCGATTTGTACAGCTCACTCAGCCCGGCGCTTTGCAATATGACGCTGAAACTTGATGGGACGGTGAGCCAGGCTATTTTAAATTTACTCAGCAATGGCGCCGACACCAGCACCGACGACCTGCGTTTAGATGTGTTGGAGCAGGATCATTGTATTATTTTTGCCATCAGCGATCGCGGCCCAGGCCTGAGTACTGAGCAGGCGGCGATGATGAGCAAGGCCTTTGTCAGCAGCAAAGGCAAAGGCCGAGGGCTAGGACTCTTTTTGAGCAATGCCACGGCTATTCGCTATGGTGGTGAGCTGCGCTGGCGGCGTCGCGACGGTGGCGGCAGCCGTGTGGAATTGTGTTTACCAATTGCCAAGGTATGCCCGTGA
- a CDS encoding response regulator: MLRDIDIIDRTVSILLIEDDNGDARAVERALRKERVGNPLFRVADGVEALEVLRGQHKEIQLTPARLLLVDLNMPRMGGLELIQQIRADSELHREIVFVLTTSSSDTDILAAYDLNIAGYITKQRAGADFVNLVGILDFYWRIIEFPVRTDV, from the coding sequence ATGTTGCGAGATATCGATATTATTGATCGTACCGTTAGTATTTTACTGATCGAGGATGACAATGGTGACGCGCGCGCGGTAGAGCGTGCGCTGCGCAAGGAACGGGTGGGTAACCCATTGTTCCGGGTAGCCGATGGAGTTGAGGCGCTAGAAGTATTGCGTGGCCAGCACAAGGAGATTCAGTTGACGCCCGCTCGGCTGTTGCTGGTCGACTTAAATATGCCGCGAATGGGTGGATTGGAATTGATACAGCAAATTCGTGCCGACTCGGAATTGCATCGCGAGATCGTGTTTGTGCTAACCACGTCTTCCAGCGATACCGATATTTTAGCGGCTTACGACCTCAATATTGCTGGTTATATTACGAAGCAGCGCGCGGGCGCGGACTTTGTCAATCTCGTCGGCATTCTGGACTTTTACTGGCGCATTATAGAGTTTCCGGTGCGCACTGATGTGTAG
- a CDS encoding sensor histidine kinase codes for MRIDLEKHRIALICCSLMILLALAVLDFLLPLTLVFSIPYLATLLALSYCGARRRDIGLLGAAIAALIVVDISLHYAQLSNWHEVIAQVFGLCGVLLGAAALIYFRDASHHVLRMSEARFESLFNFAPDALLFTDRDGVIRLANHRARSLLGDSEGTLLNTSIFERIPSDRHEKYQHYVAQSLGEERIESSPPSGRQGVLLPLEMPLSKLSGESVSVELNVSKLNENTEVWVMLALRDITERQLVERILLRKNAELESFAYITSHDLKAPLRIITNASRWLQEDLAGQLDGENLENLMLIQQRAQRMEMLLTALRDFASVSKKTGHQFEQSITLAELVREIVDTLSPPPGTVLDIRAAAESCVVYCMPLRSALVNLLKNAIKHAGRVDAKITVDVVADERFYRIQIRDNGPGIEPAFHEKIFDVFQTLKPRDVLEGSGMGLAIVRKILDTYGGDIELESLRGEGCCFTVLWPCALMPGWQAGRVRNSGGGSAAELPKLPRRRGFFH; via the coding sequence ATGCGAATTGACCTTGAAAAGCACCGAATAGCGCTGATCTGTTGCAGTTTAATGATTTTGCTAGCACTTGCAGTGCTGGATTTCTTATTGCCCTTAACGCTCGTTTTCAGTATTCCGTATTTGGCGACACTGCTCGCGCTGAGCTATTGCGGTGCGCGGCGACGGGATATTGGCCTGCTTGGTGCGGCTATTGCTGCACTGATTGTGGTCGATATTTCACTGCATTATGCGCAATTGTCGAACTGGCACGAGGTCATAGCGCAGGTATTTGGCTTGTGTGGCGTACTTTTGGGTGCTGCCGCACTAATTTACTTTCGCGATGCGAGCCACCATGTTTTACGCATGAGTGAAGCTCGCTTTGAATCCTTATTTAATTTTGCGCCGGACGCCTTGCTTTTTACCGATCGCGACGGGGTGATTCGCTTAGCCAATCATCGCGCGCGATCCCTGCTGGGCGATAGCGAGGGCACCTTGTTGAATACTTCTATATTTGAACGTATACCCAGTGACCGGCATGAAAAATATCAACACTATGTTGCGCAGAGCTTAGGCGAGGAGCGCATTGAGAGCAGTCCCCCTAGCGGGCGACAAGGAGTGTTGCTGCCGCTGGAGATGCCACTGAGCAAGCTCAGCGGTGAAAGCGTTAGCGTAGAGCTGAATGTGAGTAAACTGAACGAAAATACCGAAGTTTGGGTCATGCTGGCACTGCGTGATATTACCGAGCGGCAATTGGTCGAGCGTATATTGCTACGCAAAAATGCCGAACTAGAAAGCTTTGCTTATATCACTTCTCACGATCTAAAAGCGCCGTTGCGGATAATTACGAATGCGAGCCGCTGGCTTCAAGAGGACTTAGCCGGACAGCTTGATGGTGAAAACTTGGAGAATCTAATGTTAATTCAGCAGCGCGCCCAGCGCATGGAAATGCTGCTTACGGCGCTGCGGGATTTTGCCAGTGTGAGTAAGAAAACAGGTCATCAATTTGAGCAAAGTATTACGCTGGCCGAACTCGTGCGTGAAATCGTCGATACACTGTCGCCACCACCAGGCACTGTGCTAGATATCCGGGCGGCAGCAGAAAGTTGCGTGGTTTACTGCATGCCCTTGCGCAGTGCCCTCGTGAATTTACTCAAAAATGCAATTAAGCATGCCGGACGAGTCGACGCAAAAATCACGGTGGACGTCGTTGCCGATGAGCGCTTTTATCGCATTCAGATACGCGACAATGGACCGGGAATAGAGCCGGCCTTCCACGAGAAAATTTTTGATGTATTTCAAACCCTGAAGCCCCGAGATGTGCTTGAAGGTAGTGGTATGGGTTTAGCAATTGTACGCAAAATTCTCGACACCTATGGCGGCGATATTGAACTGGAGTCACTGCGTGGCGAAGGCTGCTGTTTTACAGTCCTTTGGCCATGCGCACTGATGCCCGGCTGGCAAGCAGGGCGTGTGCGCAATAGTGGCGGAGGAAGCGCTGCCGAATTGCCGAAACTACCACGGCGACGGGGCTTTTTTCATTGA
- a CDS encoding response regulator transcription factor — translation MPVNNNEKILLVDDDQSFCASLRRSLERRGYTVNVAHSVDDAITLCEQFTPEMAVVDLKLETRSGLNLIPVLRQRFPNIKMLMLTGYSSIATTVEAIKLGADNYLQKPASTTEILAALEDQTSPASTSDAELSPPSLDRIEWEHIQRVLAENGGNISETARQLGMHRRTLQRKLQKRPAKK, via the coding sequence ATGCCCGTGAACAATAATGAAAAAATATTGCTGGTCGATGATGACCAGAGTTTCTGCGCCTCGCTACGCCGATCGTTAGAGCGTCGAGGCTATACGGTAAATGTCGCCCACAGTGTCGACGATGCGATTACCCTGTGCGAGCAATTCACACCCGAAATGGCGGTTGTCGATTTAAAATTAGAGACCCGCTCCGGCCTGAATTTAATACCCGTGTTACGCCAGCGCTTCCCCAATATAAAAATGCTGATGCTCACCGGCTATTCGAGCATTGCGACCACGGTTGAAGCGATTAAGCTCGGCGCCGATAACTATTTGCAGAAACCGGCAAGCACCACCGAGATACTGGCGGCATTGGAAGATCAAACCAGCCCAGCCAGCACGAGCGACGCCGAGCTCAGCCCACCCTCCTTAGACCGTATAGAGTGGGAGCACATTCAGCGCGTGCTAGCAGAGAACGGGGGAAATATTTCAGAAACTGCACGCCAACTCGGCATGCACCGCCGCACCTTACAGCGTAAATTACAAAAGCGACCCGCCAAAAAATAA
- a CDS encoding choice-of-anchor I family protein, whose product MIFESQMYGRKFWALSLAIGIIATSACSGKSDSRGFRGTEPNSRQFTINESLGSVEFSKGATIGNSKSLNVAIGSGAFRPLSESNDVFYTITDRGPTIDCADSEAVTGIANFCDGNPGTVFAISDYSPQIIKWQLSGIGTGLTLEQSEVITLTGSDGAAINGLPNPFTSAYVETPYDNQGNVLPRSADGIDPEALVRLNNGNFWVADEYGPSLLLVSSTGEILERQVPAGLAGQLAAANYPVSGNIIPAIFERRAIDRGIEALALSPDNKYLYFFMQGPLDNPTNGAAESRIVRVAKVELNADGTAKEMVGEYLYRLDAPSQFAIKSRSENKGDLDGDNFVAQSDVTINEAIAIDTDYVIVVEQAKTVSKFYRLNLANATNILGGPWDQEATSPSLEQTTLPTDVKFITKQLGFDSLTMPLPKGISPLAENIEGFALLDANFAVVLNDNNYGITGLSSTVKVLPIGAFVVTSSAPIEPNLDYTKSASFAVGNAIALAGDTTNKRLFAVNGQNNSVDVLDVTDPLAPVSATPATLDLAAAATDAGITLGAPKWVTTSGSHVAVALDNNDPQAKGIVALYLLSDLSLVATFEVGASPKMAIFDLLSSRIFVANEGQPSDDFSNDPEGSISVIDLRDGVNVAEVEEISFAEFNASGIRAQELPAGVRVHAGATVAQDLEPEHIAVTLDNTKLFVTLQENNAVAVINLADNSIDRIVALGSKDFGVKGNEFDVKADNTVDIRSWPGVYGLYQPDEVGAYRFANQNYFITANEGRPRIYSAYSDQVNASDLAVDNGNPSATAAADPAMLGGLKVSNEDGDTDNDNDVDEITAFGARSFAIWNEQGELLFDSGSDLALVTAASLGANFNDADTASPFNGAAPKSIALVSSLNRIYAFVSLQRAGGIAIYDITSPMGVQFVQYVNNRDFGAATGDKGADGITTFFIGTKAYLGVANAESDNVRIFELNSGVSTTTE is encoded by the coding sequence ATGATTTTTGAATCGCAGATGTACGGACGTAAATTCTGGGCGCTGTCGCTCGCCATCGGCATCATTGCCACCAGTGCGTGCAGTGGTAAAAGCGATAGCCGGGGCTTCCGGGGTACAGAGCCTAATTCTCGGCAATTTACGATTAACGAATCTTTGGGCAGTGTCGAGTTTTCAAAGGGCGCCACGATCGGTAATAGCAAGAGTCTCAACGTGGCTATTGGCAGTGGCGCGTTTCGACCACTGAGCGAATCCAACGACGTATTTTATACCATCACTGATCGCGGTCCGACGATTGATTGTGCCGACAGCGAAGCGGTGACGGGCATTGCTAATTTTTGTGATGGTAATCCCGGCACTGTCTTTGCTATTAGTGATTATTCGCCGCAAATTATTAAATGGCAGCTTAGCGGTATTGGCACCGGTTTAACATTGGAGCAGTCCGAAGTTATTACTCTGACTGGCAGCGATGGCGCCGCAATAAATGGCCTGCCTAACCCCTTTACCAGCGCCTATGTCGAGACGCCTTACGATAATCAAGGCAATGTATTGCCACGCAGTGCCGACGGTATTGATCCAGAGGCACTGGTGCGCTTGAACAATGGTAATTTCTGGGTTGCCGACGAATATGGCCCGAGCTTACTGCTGGTAAGCAGCACCGGCGAAATTTTAGAGCGGCAAGTGCCCGCAGGCTTGGCGGGTCAATTAGCTGCTGCAAACTATCCTGTCAGCGGCAATATTATTCCCGCCATTTTTGAACGACGCGCAATAGACCGCGGCATTGAGGCTTTAGCGCTGAGCCCAGATAACAAATACCTGTATTTCTTTATGCAGGGGCCCTTGGATAACCCCACTAATGGCGCAGCTGAGTCGCGTATTGTGCGGGTTGCTAAAGTTGAATTAAATGCTGATGGCACGGCGAAAGAAATGGTTGGCGAATACCTTTATCGTTTAGATGCGCCATCGCAATTTGCGATCAAGTCGCGAAGCGAGAACAAGGGTGATCTCGACGGCGATAATTTTGTAGCGCAAAGCGACGTGACCATAAATGAAGCTATCGCAATCGATACTGATTACGTGATTGTGGTTGAGCAGGCCAAGACGGTGAGTAAGTTTTACCGCCTCAACCTTGCCAATGCGACCAATATTTTAGGCGGCCCTTGGGATCAAGAAGCAACAAGCCCGAGCTTGGAGCAAACTACTCTCCCGACTGACGTCAAATTTATTACCAAGCAGCTCGGTTTTGATTCGCTGACTATGCCGCTGCCTAAGGGTATTAGTCCGCTGGCTGAAAATATTGAAGGTTTTGCACTGCTGGACGCCAATTTTGCGGTGGTGCTGAACGACAATAACTACGGTATTACCGGGCTTAGCAGCACAGTAAAGGTATTGCCGATTGGCGCTTTTGTTGTAACTTCCTCTGCGCCAATAGAGCCAAATCTGGATTACACTAAATCAGCATCGTTTGCCGTGGGCAATGCAATTGCCCTGGCTGGCGATACCACGAATAAGCGTTTATTTGCGGTGAATGGTCAAAACAATAGCGTAGATGTTTTAGACGTTACTGATCCTCTCGCACCGGTATCGGCGACGCCAGCGACCCTCGACCTAGCGGCAGCGGCGACTGACGCGGGTATTACGCTTGGTGCACCGAAATGGGTGACCACGTCGGGCTCCCATGTTGCAGTGGCGCTGGATAATAACGATCCGCAAGCGAAGGGCATCGTCGCGCTTTATTTATTATCTGACCTTAGCCTAGTGGCGACCTTTGAGGTTGGCGCGTCGCCCAAAATGGCGATTTTTGACTTGCTTAGCAGTCGCATTTTTGTTGCCAATGAAGGGCAGCCTAGTGATGACTTCAGCAATGACCCAGAGGGCAGTATTTCGGTTATCGACCTCAGGGATGGCGTTAATGTCGCAGAAGTTGAAGAAATTAGCTTTGCGGAGTTTAATGCTAGCGGTATTCGCGCCCAAGAATTGCCCGCTGGTGTGAGAGTGCACGCCGGTGCCACGGTCGCGCAAGATCTTGAGCCAGAACACATTGCCGTCACGCTAGATAACACCAAACTGTTTGTTACCCTGCAAGAAAACAACGCGGTGGCCGTTATCAATTTGGCTGATAACAGCATTGATCGCATTGTGGCCTTGGGGAGTAAAGACTTCGGCGTCAAAGGCAATGAATTCGATGTAAAAGCGGATAATACCGTTGATATTCGCAGTTGGCCTGGAGTTTACGGTCTGTATCAGCCAGACGAGGTTGGTGCCTATCGCTTCGCGAATCAAAACTACTTCATTACGGCCAACGAAGGTCGCCCACGTATTTACTCCGCGTATAGCGATCAGGTCAATGCCAGTGACCTCGCGGTTGATAATGGCAATCCAAGCGCAACCGCTGCCGCAGACCCTGCTATGTTGGGTGGTCTCAAAGTCAGTAACGAAGACGGCGATACCGACAACGACAACGATGTTGACGAAATCACTGCTTTTGGTGCGCGCTCGTTTGCGATCTGGAATGAACAGGGCGAATTGTTGTTTGATTCAGGTAGCGACCTCGCTCTGGTAACGGCGGCTAGCTTAGGTGCGAACTTTAATGATGCCGACACTGCAAGCCCCTTCAATGGTGCGGCGCCCAAAAGCATTGCGCTGGTGTCTAGCCTCAATCGGATTTATGCCTTTGTGAGTTTGCAGCGTGCCGGTGGTATTGCGATTTACGATATTACCTCACCAATGGGCGTTCAGTTTGTGCAGTACGTGAACAATCGCGACTTTGGCGCAGCAACTGGTGATAAGGGCGCGGACGGCATCACTACCTTCTTCATCGGCACCAAAGCCTATCTTGGTGTGGCGAACGCCGAGAGTGATAACGTGCGGATATTTGAGTTAAACTCGGGTGTCAGCACGACTACCGAATAA
- a CDS encoding ATP-binding protein yields the protein MNVLIVDDDLGDRKSLQRSCRDAGLQCNFYEADSVQASLSLLETVEINCILMDYSLPGDDGLSGIAQIHLRYPYIPTIMVTCCGDEVLASNAFKCGALDYHSKDDMNELAWKSIVNEAIDKTTIQRELDETREYLASFSDMLAHDLMSPIGHIVNFVDIAERDLQSKNYASLAERLAYVKKSANNLIKLITAVTAYAQGGRGSVFFTVPVREPIDAAVDMLHETITGKGAELEIAENLPSVVGDVALLSQMFMNLIANGIKFNTSNSPKIVIKSEALGAGSRITVADNGIGVSNSELSEIFKPFKRGNLSPEFKGTGLGLATVERIAHRHRAKVSAERNPLGGTSFHIDFPPPESVPLGERH from the coding sequence ATGAATGTATTAATTGTTGATGATGATTTGGGTGATCGCAAAAGTTTACAGCGCAGCTGCCGTGATGCGGGTTTGCAGTGTAATTTTTACGAGGCGGACAGCGTGCAGGCGTCGTTGTCGTTGCTTGAAACCGTGGAAATTAACTGCATATTAATGGACTACTCCCTTCCCGGGGACGATGGTTTAAGCGGTATCGCTCAAATTCACCTACGGTACCCCTATATTCCGACTATTATGGTGACGTGTTGTGGCGACGAAGTACTCGCCAGCAATGCCTTCAAATGTGGTGCGCTGGACTATCACTCTAAAGATGATATGAATGAGCTGGCTTGGAAATCAATCGTAAACGAAGCCATCGACAAAACCACGATACAGCGGGAGTTGGATGAAACCCGCGAATACCTCGCAAGTTTCTCAGATATGCTGGCCCACGACTTAATGTCTCCTATCGGGCATATTGTAAATTTCGTGGATATTGCTGAACGAGATTTACAAAGCAAAAATTATGCGTCACTGGCTGAACGCTTGGCTTATGTCAAAAAATCGGCGAATAATTTGATTAAGCTGATTACCGCCGTAACCGCCTATGCTCAGGGCGGGCGGGGTTCAGTTTTCTTTACCGTTCCGGTTCGCGAGCCAATTGATGCGGCGGTCGACATGCTACACGAAACAATTACTGGCAAAGGCGCTGAACTTGAAATTGCTGAGAATTTGCCCTCAGTGGTGGGTGATGTTGCCTTGTTAAGCCAAATGTTCATGAATTTGATTGCCAATGGCATTAAATTTAATACGAGTAATTCGCCTAAAATAGTGATTAAAAGTGAGGCGCTGGGGGCTGGGAGTCGCATCACTGTTGCCGATAATGGCATTGGTGTTTCCAATAGTGAACTTAGCGAGATATTCAAACCGTTTAAGCGTGGAAATTTAAGTCCTGAGTTTAAGGGTACCGGTTTGGGCTTGGCCACAGTGGAGCGCATTGCGCATCGCCATCGGGCTAAGGTTTCAGCAGAGCGAAATCCCTTGGGTGGCACGTCTTTTCATATTGATTTTCCACCCCCTGAGTCGGTGCCACTGGGCGAGCGCCATTAG